The Planctellipticum variicoloris DNA window GTCGGAGCCGGACTCCCGTTGCTCAACAGACGCACGCGAATTGTCGCCGAAGCGTACATGCCGGCTTTCAGACGACGATCCGGGTTCTTCAGGTTCACGCGGACTTTGATCGTCCGCGTGCGGTCATCGAGAAACGGGTCGATGAACGTCACAATTCCCCGGAATGTCTCGCCGGGGAAGGCTTCCAGCGCAACATCGACCGGTTGCCCGTAGCGCACCGAAGCGATGTCGTACTCATAGAGATCGAGGTACAGCCAGATCGGATCGAGTTCTGCAATCCGGTAAAGCTGGTCTCCTTCTTTGATGTACTGTCCCAGCCGGACGTCCTTCTCGATGACGGTGCCGGCCAGCGGCGCGTAGATCGTGATGTGAGTTCGGACTTTGCGAGTCTTCTCGATCTCGGCAATCTGCTCGGGGAGTAATCCCCAGAGACGCAGCTTCTCGCGCACCGCCAGCAGGTTCGCTTCGGTGAACCGGTCGACGAGCCGCTCGGCTCCCTTCTTATCGCCCGACTCGGAAGCCTCCAGGGCCCTGATCAATTCGGCCTGCGCGGAATACAGCTCCGGGCTGTAGAGATCCACGAGATGATCCTGTTCCTTGACCTCGATTCCGGTGAAGTCGACATACAGTCGATCCACTCGGCCGGCGATGCGTGCCGAGATCAGCTCGACGCGGGACTCGTTGTAATCGATCTTGCCGACGGTTCGGATCTCCTTGAAGAGTTCCCGTCGCGCGATCGCCTCGGTCTCCAGGTTTCCGCGAGGGCTCACGCCATCCCCCTTGCTTTTCAGCTTCGACGTCGGAATCAGCGGCATCGCGCAGATCGGACACTTTCCCGGTCCGGGGAGACGGACCTGCGGATGCATCGAGCAGGTCCAGATCTCCCCGCCCGCAACCGCTTTGCCGGAGGTCTTCGGCAGCCAGACGACCAGCAACACGAGTCCGATAACGACCGCGGTCGCGACGCCCAGCTTGACCAGATGTCGTCTCACGTTCATGACGATGTTCCCGAAGAGTCTGCCTGATGGTCCCGTCCGATCCACTGTCGGCACAGCTTCACCAGTTCAATCACTGTGACTGGCGTGAGCGCCAGTGCCAAGAGTACGAACCATTCCAGCAGCGTGTGCGTCGTCACATCGAAGATCGGCCGGGCAAAGGGCAACGCGATGATACCCACTTGCAGCAAGGCGGAGATGGCAACCGCGGCGAAGACATAGGGATTCGTCCACAGCCCAAGTTGCCAGAAGGTCCAGACGCGGCTGCGAGCGGCGAGGGCGCGCAACAGTTCGGCGTAGACGACAACGCAAAAAGTCATCGTTCGAGCCTGGTCGAGGTCGCCTTCCTGTTCGTAGCCATACCAGAACGCTATCGAACCGACGGCCGCCAGCAGCAATCCTTGACCGAGGACCACTCCGCCCAGCGACCAGGACAACATCGGCTCGTCCGACCGCCTTGGACGCCGACGCATCAGGCCGGGCTCGGGGGGCTCCATCGCCAGCGCCAGGGCCGGCAGACCATCGGTGACGAGGTTGATCCACAGCAGTTGCACCGGCAACAGCGGAATCGGCCATCCCAAGAGCGACGCCAGCAGCATCAGCATCAGTTCTCCGGCGTTGCACGACAGGAGAAAGATCAGAAACTTCTGAATGTTGTCGTAAATCGCGCGTCCCTCTTCGACCGCGTTCACAATCGAGGCGAAGTTGTCGTCCATCAGCACCATCGCCGCGGCCTCGCGCGTCACATCCGTTCCGCTGACTCCCATCGCGATGCCGATATCGGCCGCCTTCACTGCGGGAGCATCGTTGACGCCGTCGCCAGTCATCGCGACGACATCTCCGCGAGTTTTCCACGCGCGCACGACCCGCAGCTTGTGTTCGGGAGCCACGCGTGCATAGACGGCGATATGATCGACATTCCCTGCCAGTTCCGCGTCGGTCATCGCGTCGAGTTCCTGCCCGGTCACGACACGGTTGGTCACTGCAGCGATGCCGAGTTCCCTGGCAATCGCCGCGGCCGTGGCGGGATGGTCTCCTGTGATCATCACCGGGCGAATGCCTGCCTCGCGACAGCGCACCACGGCCTGTTTCACTTCTGCGCGGGGTGGGTCGATCATCCCGACCAGGCCGGCGAACGTCAGTCGTGTCTCGTCGATCGCCGGTGCGGTTCCGTCGTCGTCTCGACAGGCCAATGCCAGGACACGCAAGGCGCGTGAAGCCATTTCGACATTGGCCTGCATGATCTCACGCCGGCGATCATCAGTCATTGAGACGACCTCGTTATGCAGACGCTCAGAGACGCAATTGGCGAGGATGCCTTCTGGAGCCCCCTTCGTGTACTGAATTCGGCGACCGGTATCGTCTTTGAGCAGGACCGACATAGCTTTGCGGTCCGAGTCAAAGGGAAGTTGTTGGACAACGCGGGGAGATCGTTCGCGCGACGTCAGTCCGCTTTTCATCGCCAGCACGACCAGCGCCCCTTCGGTCGGATCGCCGATGACGTTCCAGGTGCCTTCGGTCTTTCCCGGCTGGACTTGCGCATGATTGCAATAAGCCGCAACTCGCATGGCCGTTTTCGCATCTACGTCCGTCAGTGTGACGGGCCGCTCGCCCTTAGATGAGACCTCGAAGAACTCTCCCTGCGGCGCGTAGCCGGAACCGGTTACCCGGTAATGAACTCCGCCCGCAAGCAATTCCCGGACGGTCATCTCATTGTGGGTCAGCGTTCCTGTCTTGTCTGAGCAGATGACCGAGACGCACCCCAGCGTCTCGACGCTCGGCAGCTTCCGGACCAGGGCGTTGCGTCTCGCCATGCGCTGCAACCCCAGCGCCAATGTTGTCGTCACGACGGCAGGCAACCCCTCGGGCACGGCAGCAACCGCCAGACTGACGGATGACAACAGCGCCTCGAACCACGAATTGCCGCGCAGTAGTCCGAGGAGAAAGACGAGACCGACGAGCGCCAGGCAGATGATGACCAGTACGCGGCCGAGTCTGGCAAGCTGGCGCTGCAAGGGTGTCAGTTCACGCTCGTAGGTCTGCAGCATGCCGGCGATCCGGCCAATTTCCGTCTGCATTCCCGTCGCCACGACCACGCCCCGCGACTGGCCGTTCGCCAGCACCGTGCTCATAAAAGCCAGATTCTTCCGATCGGCGAGCGGAGTAGATTCCGGGAGGACGAGTTCGGCGTCTTTCTCGACCGGCTCGCTTTCGCCGGTCAGCGAGGCCTCCTGAACGCGAATCGAGGAGGTAGACAACAGACGCAAGTCGGCAGGGACATTGTCTCCTGCTTCCAGATCGACGATGTCACCTGGCACGAGGTCTCGTGCGGGAACCTGAGCGAGCTTTCCGTCACGAATGACCTTGGCCGTCGGAGCAGCCAGGCTCTGCAGCGCCGCGAGCGCCTTCTCGGCCCTGTCTTCCTGGAAGAATCCCAGGAACGCGTTGAGCAGCACGATGGCGAGGATCGCCGCGGTGTCGGTCCACTCGCCCATTGCACCGGAGATGAGCGCGGCAGCGATCAGAATCCACACGACGACATCGCCAAACTGCGCGAGTAACTTTTTCCACGCCGGTTCCGGAGCGACGCCGGCGAGTTCGTTCCAGCCTGCCTGCTCACGGGCTGCAGTCACCTGCGACGTAGACAAGCCAGTCTGGTCGTTGCTCGACAGCGTCTGCAGAATCCGATCCCGCGCCGTGGCGTGAGACATCTGCGTCATCGGATTGCCCTTTCAGGACTTGGGAAAGCACCGGTCAACGCCGTACCACTGCGAATGCGAGATGCCGCTATCTGGAATAACGTCACGGAGCATCCCCGGCAACACGCTCGCACCGCAATGGCCCAACCGCTCCGATCACTTCGAAGCATCCCGCTCTTTCAACGCAACTTCATAGGATGCGTCGACGTTCCGAAGATACGTCTCCG harbors:
- a CDS encoding efflux RND transporter periplasmic adaptor subunit; this translates as MNVRRHLVKLGVATAVVIGLVLLVVWLPKTSGKAVAGGEIWTCSMHPQVRLPGPGKCPICAMPLIPTSKLKSKGDGVSPRGNLETEAIARRELFKEIRTVGKIDYNESRVELISARIAGRVDRLYVDFTGIEVKEQDHLVDLYSPELYSAQAELIRALEASESGDKKGAERLVDRFTEANLLAVREKLRLWGLLPEQIAEIEKTRKVRTHITIYAPLAGTVIEKDVRLGQYIKEGDQLYRIAELDPIWLYLDLYEYDIASVRYGQPVDVALEAFPGETFRGIVTFIDPFLDDRTRTIKVRVNLKNPDRRLKAGMYASATIRVRLLSNGSPAPTGLEGKFSCPMHPEVIQDGGGKCPVCRMDLIQIPDGGPFSAMAGHKHDEPGPVAAAPADRAALPEATTTLPADPLAIPASAVLDTGRRQIAYRATKDDNFELVELQLGRLATSTDETGLATLYYPVLSGLNDGDRMVVRGGFLLDSQTQIEGRPSLLFAKGQAGSSLHGGHGSMPMPAPAAGEHKH
- a CDS encoding calcium-translocating P-type ATPase, SERCA-type; protein product: MTQMSHATARDRILQTLSSNDQTGLSTSQVTAAREQAGWNELAGVAPEPAWKKLLAQFGDVVVWILIAAALISGAMGEWTDTAAILAIVLLNAFLGFFQEDRAEKALAALQSLAAPTAKVIRDGKLAQVPARDLVPGDIVDLEAGDNVPADLRLLSTSSIRVQEASLTGESEPVEKDAELVLPESTPLADRKNLAFMSTVLANGQSRGVVVATGMQTEIGRIAGMLQTYERELTPLQRQLARLGRVLVIICLALVGLVFLLGLLRGNSWFEALLSSVSLAVAAVPEGLPAVVTTTLALGLQRMARRNALVRKLPSVETLGCVSVICSDKTGTLTHNEMTVRELLAGGVHYRVTGSGYAPQGEFFEVSSKGERPVTLTDVDAKTAMRVAAYCNHAQVQPGKTEGTWNVIGDPTEGALVVLAMKSGLTSRERSPRVVQQLPFDSDRKAMSVLLKDDTGRRIQYTKGAPEGILANCVSERLHNEVVSMTDDRRREIMQANVEMASRALRVLALACRDDDGTAPAIDETRLTFAGLVGMIDPPRAEVKQAVVRCREAGIRPVMITGDHPATAAAIARELGIAAVTNRVVTGQELDAMTDAELAGNVDHIAVYARVAPEHKLRVVRAWKTRGDVVAMTGDGVNDAPAVKAADIGIAMGVSGTDVTREAAAMVLMDDNFASIVNAVEEGRAIYDNIQKFLIFLLSCNAGELMLMLLASLLGWPIPLLPVQLLWINLVTDGLPALALAMEPPEPGLMRRRPRRSDEPMLSWSLGGVVLGQGLLLAAVGSIAFWYGYEQEGDLDQARTMTFCVVVYAELLRALAARSRVWTFWQLGLWTNPYVFAAVAISALLQVGIIALPFARPIFDVTTHTLLEWFVLLALALTPVTVIELVKLCRQWIGRDHQADSSGTSS